A DNA window from Solanum lycopersicum chromosome 3, SLM_r2.1 contains the following coding sequences:
- the LOC101258545 gene encoding protein FAR1-RELATED SEQUENCE 6: MEETSLDSEQNVAGQGSGRFQEIESDDQNSEKIESDELFVQNGVQIEANGLDDHNCVTEDGQKEFVAPAVGMEFESYDDAYNYYNCYSREVGFRVRVKNSWFKRNSREKYGAVLCCSSQGFKRIKDVNRLRKETRTGCPAMMRMRMVDSKRWRVLEVTLEHNHSLGTKAYKTIMKTGTGNKKKLDSNCNAEVQTIKLYRALVIDAGATRNANFSARRCQTSSDCHDKLNLRKGDTQAMYNYFCRMQLTNPNFFYLMDLNDEGQLRNVFWIDARSRAAYAYFVDVIYIDNSYLSNKYEIPLVAFVGTNHHGQSMLLGCGLLAGETKASYVWMFKAWLTCSLGRFPQTIITERCKVLETAIHEVFPRSLHRFALSHILRKVPEKLGGLRNYDVIRKALFKTIYEGLKPFDFEAAWRVMIQRSGVGDHEWLCSLYNDRAKWAPVYLKDTFFAGMATARSNETLTAFFDKYVHKQTPLKEFLDKYELALQKKFKEEALADMESRSSNPELKTRCSFELQLSKVYTREIFKRFQLEVEEMYSCFSTTKLHVDGQVVIFLVKERVLEEGNRREIRDYEVLYNREAAEVRCICSCFNFYGYLCRHALCVLNFNGVEEIPSKYILSRWKKDYKRLCALDVESSFTESTEQVQWYSQLYISALQVVEEGVISLDHYKVALNAFEESLSRVHHIEEKTK; this comes from the coding sequence ATGGAAGAAACTTCTCTCGATAGTGAGCAAAATGTTGCTGGGCAAGGCAGTGGGAGATTTCAAGAAATAGAGTCAGATGATCAGAACAGTGAGAAAATTGAGTCAGATGAATTATTTGTACAAAATGGTGTGCAAATAGAGGCAAATGGTTTAGATGATCACAATTGTGTTACTGAGGATGGGCAGAAGGAATTTGTTGCCCCAGCAGTTGGAATGGAGTTTGAATCGTATGATGATGCTTATAactattataattgttattccAGGGAGGTTGGTTTTCGTGTTAGGGTAAAAAATTCTTGGTTCAAAAGAAATAGCAGGGAGAAGTATGGTGCAGTACTATGCTGTAGTAGTCAGGGTTTCAAGAGGATTAAAGATGTAAACCGGCTGCGCAAGGAAACTAGAACTGGTTGTCCTGCAATGATGAGGATGAGAATGGTGGACTCTAAAAGATGGAGAGTACTCGAAGTTACTCTTGAACACAATCATTCCTTAGGTACAAAAGCATACAAGACTATCATGAAAACAGGTACTGGAAACAAGAAGAAGTTGGATTCAAACTGTAACGCTGAAGTGCAAACGATTAAGTTATACCGGGCACTAGTGATTGATGCAGGTGCAACTAGGAATGCCAATTTTAGTGCAAGGAGGTGCCAAACTTCATCTGATTGCCATGATAAGCTGAACTTAAGAAAAGGAGACACACAAGCCATGTATAATTATTTCTGCCGCATGCAATTGACAAATCCAAACTTCTTTTACTTGATGGATCTGAACGATGAAGGGCAGTTGAGGAACGTGTTCTGGATTGATGCCAGGTCAAGGGCGGCATATGCTTACTTTGTTGATGTGATCTATATCGATAATTCATATTTGTCCAACAAATATGAGATCCCTCTTGTGGCATTTGTGGGAACAAATCACCATGGTCAATCAATGTTGCTGGGCTGTGGCCTGCTTGCTGGTGAGACTAAGGCCTCTTATGTTTGGATGTTTAAAGCTTGGCTCACCTGCTCTCTTGGACGTTTCCCTCAAACAATTATTACAGAAAGGTGCAAGGTTTTGGAGACTGCAATTCATGAGGTATTCCCGAGGTCTCTTCATCGTTTTGCTTTATCACACATCCTGAGGAAAGTTCCAGAAAAGTTGGGAGGATTGCGTAACTATGATGTTATTCGGAAGGCATTGTTTAAAACAATATATGAGGGTCTAAAGCCATTTGATTTTGAAGCAGCATGGAGAGTTATGATCCAAAGATCTGGAGTGGGTGATCACGAGTGGCTTTGTTCATTGTACAATGACCGAGCTAAATGGGCTCCAGTTTATCTGAAAGATACTTTCTTTGCTGGAATGGCCACTGCCAGATCCAATGAAACATTGACTGctttttttgacaaatatgTGCACAAGCAAACGCCTCTAAAAGAGTTTCTTGACAAATATGAATTAGCTTTACAGAAAAAGTTCAAGGAAGAAGCTCTTGCAGATATGGAGTCGAGAAGCTCAAACCCTGAACTCAAAACAAGGTGTTCGTTTGAGCTGCAGCTTTCAAAAGTGTACACTAGAGAGATCTTTAAAAGATTTCAGTTAGAGGTAGAAGAGATGTATTCTTGTTTTAGTACAACAAAGTTACATGTTGATGGGCAGGTGGTAATATTTTTGGTGAAGGAGCGTGTTTTGGAAGAGGGGAATAGGAGAGAGATACGGGACTATGAAGTTCTGTACAACAGAGAAGCAGCAGAAGTTCGTTGCATTTGTAGCTGCTTCAACTTCTATGGATATTTGTGCAGGCACGCATTGTGTGTGCTGAACTTCAATGGTGTGGAAGAGATCCCGTCAAAGTACATTTTATCACGGTGGAAAAAGGATTACAAAAGGTTATGTGCATTAGATGTTGAATCTAGTTTTACCGAGTCCACTGAACAGGTTCAATGGTATAGCCAGTTGTATATAAGTGCATTACAAGTTGTGGAAGAAGGGGTGATTTCCCTAGATCATTATAAAGTAGCCCTAAATGCATTTGAAGAGTCTCTGTCCAGAGTTCACCACATTGAAGaaaaaaccaaataa
- the LOC101258844 gene encoding formamidopyrimidine-DNA glycosylase isoform X1 translates to MPELPEVEAARRAIEDNCIGKKIVKAIIADDSKVIDGVSPVDLKASLEGKTIVAANRKGKNMWLELDSPPFPTFQFGMAGAIYIKGVAVTKYKRSAVKDDDEWPSKYSKVFLELDDGLELSFTDKRRFARVRSLENPVSVPPISELGPDALLEPMTVDEFYKALSKKKIGIKALLLDQSFISGIGNWIADEVLYQARIHPMQSASSISKEDCATLLKCINEVIKKAVEVEADSSQYPSNWISHSREKKPGKAFVDGKKIEFITAGGRTSAFVPELQQNTGAESAKAAGKRQQVKVQKIKHNDSDSQDEEPEIEETAAGKSKVKQRGANTKRASTNKKSKESNSDDENDSDEAPKKSGKAKQNKSSKGKGGDKKKKTRGTNTAAKRKLEESDDEEDTDDNDASGDDDDSEQDKDQNLSSKTQSKGKKTTKQMAEPRQTRNKPSKKQK, encoded by the exons ATGCCAGAGCTTCCAGAGGTAGAGGCAGCTCGAAGAGCCATTGAGGACAACTGCATTGGCAAGAAAATTGTGAAAGCTATCATCGCCGACGATTCCAAGGTCATCGACGGCGTATCTCCTGTGGATTTGAAAGCATCTCTTGAGGGCAAAACTATCGTAGCTGCTAATCGCAAAGGGAAAAATATGTGGCTTGAGCTCGATTCCCCTCCTTTTCCTACTTTCCAGTTCG GAATGGCGGGTGCTATATATATCAAGGGAGTTGcagttacaaaatataaacg GTCTGCAGTAAAAGACGATGATGAGTGGCCTTCCAAGTATTCAAAGGTTTTCCTTGAG TTGGATGATGGTCTGGAGCTTTCATTTACGGATAAGAGGCGGTTTGCCAGGGTTCGCTCATTGGAGAAT CCGGTGTCTGTTCCTCCAATATCTGAGCTTGGTCCTGATGCATTGTTGGAGCCGATGACTGTAGACGAGTTCTATAAAGCTTTGAGTAAGAAGAAGATTGGCATTAAAGCTTTATTACTTGACCAG AGTTTTATTTCAGGAATTGGCAACTGGATTGCAGATGAAGTGTTATATCAG GCGAGAATCCATCCTATGCAGTCCGCTTCAAGCATATCCAAAGAGGACTGTGCAACATTGCTGAAGTGCATTAACGAG GTCATCAAAAAAGCTGTTGAAGTTGAGGCAGATAGTAGTCAGTATCCTTCTAATTGGATTTCCCATTCCCGGGAAAAGAAACCTGGCAAGGCCTTTGTTGATG GGAAGAAAATAGAATTCATCACGGCAGGTGGCAGG ACATCAGCCTTTGTTCCAGAGCTACAACAGAATACGGGGGCTGAATCTGCAAAAGCGGCAGGTAAACGGCAACAGGTGAAAGTTCAGAAAATCAAGCATAACGATAGTGATAGTCAAGATGAAGAGCCAGAAATTGAAGAGACAGCAGCTGGGAAGTCAAAGGTGAAGCAGCGTGGGGCAAATACTAAGAGAGCTTCTACTAACAAGAAGTCAAAGGAAAGCAACAgtgatgatgaaaatgataGCGATGAAGCTCCAAAGAAATCTGGAAaagcaaaacaaaacaaaagctCCAAGGGAAAAGGTGgtgataaaaagaagaaaactagaGGAACAAATACGGCTGCAAAAAGAAAACTAGAGGAAAGTGATGATGAGGAAGACACCGACGATAATGATGCTAGTGGGGATGACGATGATAGTGAACAGGACAAGGATCAAAATCTTTCTAGTAAAACACAATCAAAGGGGAAGAAGACCACCAAGCAAATGGCTGAACCAAGGCAGACTAGGAATAAGCCATCGAAGAAGCAGAAATAA
- the LOC101258844 gene encoding formamidopyrimidine-DNA glycosylase isoform X2, with protein sequence MPELPEVEAARRAIEDNCIGKKIVKAIIADDSKVIDGVSPVDLKASLEGKTIVAANRKGKNMWLELDSPPFPTFQFGMAGAIYIKGVAVTKYKRSAVKDDDEWPSKYSKVFLELDDGLELSFTDKRRFARVRSLENPVSVPPISELGPDALLEPMTVDEFYKALSKKKIGIKALLLDQSFISGIGNWIADEVLYQARIHPMQSASSISKEDCATLLKCINEVTEFAVEVDADCSRFPSEWLFHYRWGKKPGKVNGKKIEFITAGGRTSAFVPELQQNTGAESAKAAGKRQQVKVQKIKHNDSDSQDEEPEIEETAAGKSKVKQRGANTKRASTNKKSKESNSDDENDSDEAPKKSGKAKQNKSSKGKGGDKKKKTRGTNTAAKRKLEESDDEEDTDDNDASGDDDDSEQDKDQNLSSKTQSKGKKTTKQMAEPRQTRNKPSKKQK encoded by the exons ATGCCAGAGCTTCCAGAGGTAGAGGCAGCTCGAAGAGCCATTGAGGACAACTGCATTGGCAAGAAAATTGTGAAAGCTATCATCGCCGACGATTCCAAGGTCATCGACGGCGTATCTCCTGTGGATTTGAAAGCATCTCTTGAGGGCAAAACTATCGTAGCTGCTAATCGCAAAGGGAAAAATATGTGGCTTGAGCTCGATTCCCCTCCTTTTCCTACTTTCCAGTTCG GAATGGCGGGTGCTATATATATCAAGGGAGTTGcagttacaaaatataaacg GTCTGCAGTAAAAGACGATGATGAGTGGCCTTCCAAGTATTCAAAGGTTTTCCTTGAG TTGGATGATGGTCTGGAGCTTTCATTTACGGATAAGAGGCGGTTTGCCAGGGTTCGCTCATTGGAGAAT CCGGTGTCTGTTCCTCCAATATCTGAGCTTGGTCCTGATGCATTGTTGGAGCCGATGACTGTAGACGAGTTCTATAAAGCTTTGAGTAAGAAGAAGATTGGCATTAAAGCTTTATTACTTGACCAG AGTTTTATTTCAGGAATTGGCAACTGGATTGCAGATGAAGTGTTATATCAG GCGAGAATCCATCCTATGCAGTCCGCTTCAAGCATATCCAAAGAGGACTGTGCAACATTGCTGAAGTGCATTAACGAG GTTACAGAATTTGCAGTTGAAGTGGATGCTGATTGCAGCCGCTTCCCTTCTGAATGGTTGTTTCATTATCGATGGGGCAAAAAGCCTGGAAAAGTTAATG GGAAGAAAATAGAATTCATCACGGCAGGTGGCAGG ACATCAGCCTTTGTTCCAGAGCTACAACAGAATACGGGGGCTGAATCTGCAAAAGCGGCAGGTAAACGGCAACAGGTGAAAGTTCAGAAAATCAAGCATAACGATAGTGATAGTCAAGATGAAGAGCCAGAAATTGAAGAGACAGCAGCTGGGAAGTCAAAGGTGAAGCAGCGTGGGGCAAATACTAAGAGAGCTTCTACTAACAAGAAGTCAAAGGAAAGCAACAgtgatgatgaaaatgataGCGATGAAGCTCCAAAGAAATCTGGAAaagcaaaacaaaacaaaagctCCAAGGGAAAAGGTGgtgataaaaagaagaaaactagaGGAACAAATACGGCTGCAAAAAGAAAACTAGAGGAAAGTGATGATGAGGAAGACACCGACGATAATGATGCTAGTGGGGATGACGATGATAGTGAACAGGACAAGGATCAAAATCTTTCTAGTAAAACACAATCAAAGGGGAAGAAGACCACCAAGCAAATGGCTGAACCAAGGCAGACTAGGAATAAGCCATCGAAGAAGCAGAAATAA
- the LOC101258844 gene encoding formamidopyrimidine-DNA glycosylase isoform X3, translating to MPELPEVEAARRAIEDNCIGKKIVKAIIADDSKVIDGVSPVDLKASLEGKTIVAANRKGKNMWLELDSPPFPTFQFGMAGAIYIKGVAVTKYKRSAVKDDDEWPSKYSKVFLELDDGLELSFTDKRRFARVRSLENPVSVPPISELGPDALLEPMTVDEFYKALSKKKIGIKALLLDQSFISGIGNWIADEVLYQARIHPMQSASSISKEDCATLLKCINENLQLKWMLIAAASLLNGCFIIDGAKSLEKLMGRK from the exons ATGCCAGAGCTTCCAGAGGTAGAGGCAGCTCGAAGAGCCATTGAGGACAACTGCATTGGCAAGAAAATTGTGAAAGCTATCATCGCCGACGATTCCAAGGTCATCGACGGCGTATCTCCTGTGGATTTGAAAGCATCTCTTGAGGGCAAAACTATCGTAGCTGCTAATCGCAAAGGGAAAAATATGTGGCTTGAGCTCGATTCCCCTCCTTTTCCTACTTTCCAGTTCG GAATGGCGGGTGCTATATATATCAAGGGAGTTGcagttacaaaatataaacg GTCTGCAGTAAAAGACGATGATGAGTGGCCTTCCAAGTATTCAAAGGTTTTCCTTGAG TTGGATGATGGTCTGGAGCTTTCATTTACGGATAAGAGGCGGTTTGCCAGGGTTCGCTCATTGGAGAAT CCGGTGTCTGTTCCTCCAATATCTGAGCTTGGTCCTGATGCATTGTTGGAGCCGATGACTGTAGACGAGTTCTATAAAGCTTTGAGTAAGAAGAAGATTGGCATTAAAGCTTTATTACTTGACCAG AGTTTTATTTCAGGAATTGGCAACTGGATTGCAGATGAAGTGTTATATCAG GCGAGAATCCATCCTATGCAGTCCGCTTCAAGCATATCCAAAGAGGACTGTGCAACATTGCTGAAGTGCATTAACGAG AATTTGCAGTTGAAGTGGATGCTGATTGCAGCCGCTTCCCTTCTGAATGGTTGTTTCATTATCGATGGGGCAAAAAGCCTGGAAAAGTTAATG GGAAGAAAATAG
- the LOC101250680 gene encoding VQ motif-containing protein 11, with protein MASDPNSSTPNTTFVQADPSNFRAVVQRLTGAAQDSSSLKLPVTGPGPAGPRRPAFKLHERRQSARKLEIMLNNGGSFGVGSLSPSSSSPSSSARKRSFLTSPISPLEMLTRGSPRSPMEEEEKAIAEKGFYLHPSPRTTPRGSEPPELLPLFPLQSPTATNNSSSST; from the coding sequence ATGGCTTCTGATCCGAATTCATCAACACCCAATACCACTTTCGTTCAAGCCGACCCGTCCAATTTCCGAGCCGTTGTTCAACGACTGACTGGCGCAGCTCAAGATTCGTCTTCGTTGAAGCTCCCGGTTACTGGGCCTGGACCAGCTGGGCCTCGACGACCGGCTTTCAAGCTGCACGAGCGGAGGCAGAGTGCGAGGAAGCTCGAGATCATGCTTAACAATGGAGGTAGCTTCGGTGTCGGCTcactttctccttcttcttcttctccttcttcatcaGCGAGGAAGAGAAGTTTTTTGACTTCGCCAATTTCACCATTGGAAATGTTGACACGTGGCAGTCCGAGATCGCCGAtggaggaagaagaaaaagccATTGCTGAAAAAGGATTTTATTTGCATCCAAGTCCACGAACTACTCCTAGAGGCTCTGAACCTCCCGAACTATTACCTTTATTTCCACTTCAGTCCCCTACTGCCACAAATAATTCATCATCatctacttaa
- the LOC138337029 gene encoding uncharacterized protein, which translates to MKFKAFLSDNGVSLLDKRFLPALEKMGKICHLYLTRDHVYFLHNLLNGDGIQCIAQFRKEALFDEYRLSSQNDDRISFAIDLSLLHRALHSIISIYTEFSAGDSGVPGGNSAPNHIQIKLVKKLPPHSQQPMPFLTFETKGYKSAVIQDVPISKPLSRSDVLELQAALDMAQDLPQTLIQVPHMHQLQNFVEKMKNVGDVLNVSISKYGDLHLQVSTSLITLGAEFRKLSVIGDQAQSPTDDQNLSAQSRTRIALQRGDAMTVQVSVKHFFKSLQCHAAKPDCAFYGITQQGACLTVVFQFFIPGTHQTDKAISLHCRLPVLDPGAS; encoded by the coding sequence ATGAAGTTCAAGGCGTTTCTATCGGACAATGGTGTCAGCCTCTTGGACAAGAGGTTCTTGCCAGCCCTTGAAAAAATGGGAAAGATTTGTCACCTCTATCTAACGAGAGACCATGTATACTTCCTTCATAACCTCCTTAATGGTGATGGCATCCAATGCATTGCTCAATTTCGTAAAGAAGCACTCTTTGATGAGTATCGCCTCTCTAGCCAAAATGATGATCGGATTTCTTTTGCTATTGACCTCTCTCTTCTGCATCGTGCCCTTCATAGCATCATTAGTATTTACACTGAGTTCAGTGCGGGTGACAGTGGAGTTCCTGGTGGAAACAGCGCCCCTAACCACATCCAAATCAAGCTGGTAAAAAAGCTCCCTCCTCATTCTCAACAACCAATGCCTTTTCTCACTTTTGAGACAAAAGGTTACAAGTCTGCTGTTATTCAAGATGTGCCCATATCTAAGCCCTTGTCAAGGTCTGATGTACTTGAATTACAAGCAGCCCTTGATATGGCCCAAGATTTGCCTCAGACCCTTATACAAGTCCCACACATGCACCAGTTACAGAACTTTgtggaaaaaatgaaaaatgtcgGTGATGTCCTTAATGTTTCTATTAGCAAGTATGGTGATCTCCATCTGCAAGTTTCTACTAGCCTCATCACACTTGGTGCTGAGTTCCGAAAGCTGTCAGTTATAGGAGACCAAGCACAGAGTCCAACAGATGATCAAAATTTGAGTGCTCAGTCAAGGACAAGAATAGCACTTCAGAGAGGAGATGCAATGACAGTGCAAGTGAGTGTAAAGCATTTCTTCAAGAGTCTTCAGTGTCATGCAGCCAAGCCTGATTGCGCTTTCTATGGGATAACTCAGCAGGGTGCCTGCTTAACAGTCGTATTTCAGTTCTTCATCCCAGGCACACATCAAACTGATAAGGCAATCAGTCTACATTGCCGGCTACCCGTCCTTGATCCTGGAGCTAGTTGA